A region of the Desulfobulbaceae bacterium genome:
TGAAGGCTAATCAAACACCGGTTTTTTTTGGCAGCGCGGTCAATAATTTCGGGGTCAGGGAGCTGCTTGACGCCTTTGTCGAGAACGCTCCTCATCCCGAACCCCGTCAGACTGAGACCCGTGAGGTTTCACCCTATGAAGCGGATTTTTCGGGATTTGTCTTTAAAATCCAAGCCAATATGAATCCGGCTCATCGCGATCGGATTGCTTTTTTGCGTATTTGTTCGGGGAAATTTACCCGCGGCATGAAGGTGATGCATCATCGGATTGGTAAGGAGGTCACCTTGTCGAACGCCACCTTTTTTATGGCCCAGGGCCGGACTAATATCGAGGAGGCATATCCAGGTGATATTATTGGTCTTCACAACCACGGAACCATAAAAATCGGCGATACTTTTTCCATTAAGGAGCCGCTTAAATTTACCGGGATTCCTAACTTTGCGCCGGAACTCTTTCGTCGGGTCATTCTCAAAAATCCCTTGAAGTTGAAGCAGTTGCAAAAAGGTCTGCTGCAACTGGCGGAGGAGGGCGCTGTGCAGGTCTTCCGGCCTCAGTTGGGCAGTAGTTATATCTTGGGAGCGGTGGGCGAGTTGCAGTTTGAGGTGACCATGGCCCGACTCAAAGCGGAGTACGGGGTTGATGCCATCTATGAATCGGTAGATTTGGCTGATGCCCGGTGGATTAGCTCGGCGAATCGTAAAAAGCTTGAGGAGTTCAAGAGCCGGAATCAGGCCAGTCTGTATCTTGATGCGGACGGGTTTTTAACATATTTGGCTCAGAGTCAATGGCATCTGACCTATGTTATGGAGCAATGGCCGGATATTGTCTTCATGAAGACCAGGGAACATATGTGATGGGGTTTAGTTAATGATCGGGTGAGAGGAGGAGAGCTGATGGATCTGCAATTTCGCGTTGATACGGAGTTGTGTATTGGATGTGGGCAGTGTGTGGACGATTGTCCTTATATGGTTCTGGCCATGGATGAAAACGTCCCTATGGTGGTTGCGGCTCGGGCTGGCGCCTGTATTCGTTGCCAGCACTGCCTTGCTATCTGTCCTGAGGCGGCTTTGTCGATCCATGGAGTTGATCCGGCAGACTGTGTGTCGATTCAGGGTCATTTCCCTGATGTCGCCCGATTGGATACCTTGATGCGGGGCCGCCGGTCCGTTCGTCGTTACCGTGATGAGAATGTGGACCTGGTCCTTATCAGGCGGCTACTTGATACTGCCTGGCAGGCGCCAACCGGTGTTAACAGCCGTCAGGTCTTGTTTTCGGTGGTTGATGACAAAAAGTCCATGGCTGTTCTGCGTCAAGAGGTTATGG
Encoded here:
- a CDS encoding peptide chain release factor 3, coding for MTQFNKAEIERCRTFGIISHPDAGKTTLTEKLLLYGGAIQLAGAVKSKKAARKATSDWMTVEQERGISVTTSVMKFQYRDFEINLLDTPGHQDFSEDTYRVLTAVDSALMVIDSAKGVEAQTERLMEVCRMRNTPIITFINKLDREGLSPLEVMGDIENKLQIECAPMSWPIGMGKNFKGVYNLYRKELHLFTPGKETADQDGLVITDLSDPRLDQLLGHQAEELRNDIELLAGAACPFDYQHYLKANQTPVFFGSAVNNFGVRELLDAFVENAPHPEPRQTETREVSPYEADFSGFVFKIQANMNPAHRDRIAFLRICSGKFTRGMKVMHHRIGKEVTLSNATFFMAQGRTNIEEAYPGDIIGLHNHGTIKIGDTFSIKEPLKFTGIPNFAPELFRRVILKNPLKLKQLQKGLLQLAEEGAVQVFRPQLGSSYILGAVGELQFEVTMARLKAEYGVDAIYESVDLADARWISSANRKKLEEFKSRNQASLYLDADGFLTYLAQSQWHLTYVMEQWPDIVFMKTREHM
- a CDS encoding 4Fe-4S dicluster domain-containing protein; this encodes MDLQFRVDTELCIGCGQCVDDCPYMVLAMDENVPMVVAARAGACIRCQHCLAICPEAALSIHGVDPADCVSIQGHFPDVARLDTLMRGRRSVRRYRDENVDLVLIRRLLDTAWQAPTGVNSRQVLFSVVDDKKSMAVLRQEVMASLASAVREGKLPPERQLFSGFVRLWEEKGVDIIFRGAPHLLIASAPRNCPCPEPDCLIALSYFELLAQCYGLGTVWDGLARWTLSEFLPEFMERLGIPSDHLVGYAMVFGYPAVEYQRTVDHGPASINRVVFG